The genomic DNA GCAGAGGCGAGAAACTTTATCTTCATCGTTACTCCTTGATTTGAGATAATAAATCTAAGTGAAATTATAGGACTAAAAATATTAATTAAATATAAAATTTAAGCTATTTTCAAGATTGTATTGTAAATTTGTTTTGTATTTTGACGCGCGCACTTTCAAATTTAAATTTATTAAAGGAATTTTGGGTATAATCCCACTCTTACGCGTAAGGCGTAAAAGAAATTTTAAAAGGATTAGTATGCCTAAGATGAAGACAGTTCGCGGCGCTGCTAAACGTTTTAAAGTGGGCAAAAACAAGATCAAAAGAGGCTCTGCTTTTAGAAGCCACATTTTGACTAAAAAATCTCGCAA from uncultured Campylobacter sp. includes the following:
- the rpmI gene encoding 50S ribosomal protein L35, with the protein product MPKMKTVRGAAKRFKVGKNKIKRGSAFRSHILTKKSRNRKRDLRSPQYVDGTNVASVKAMLGI